The genomic window TTGAGCCCTTTGGCCCTGGTAATCCAAAGCCCGTCTTCGGATGCCGGGCAGTGCGGGTGGTAGACAGTCGGCGTGTTGGAGCTAACAAGGATCATCTAAAACTCTGTGTGGGCCAACAGGAGGCCCAGTTACCTGTCATTGGCTTTCGCATGGGGGACCGGCAGGATGTCTTAGGCGAACAGGTGGATCTCGCCTTTCGGATTGGCAAGAACCAATGGCAGGGCGAGATTATGCTGCAGGGCCAGCTGGTGGATATTGGTTGTTCGATACAGCCTGCGGCGTATGTCCATCGCAGCAGGGTGTACGATGGCCGAAAAGTCTTAAGCAAACCTATGTATGTCGCTGAGTTGCTGCAGAGAGAAGAACAGGTAAGTGTCTACATCGGGGTTGCTCCTTGCACCAAAGATGAAGTGGAGGACTGGAAGCAGGCGGGTTTCACGCCAAAAGCAACCAGATCCCTGGGTGATGATGGTGGAGTTGTTTCTCTAGAACATATGCACGGAACAGCCCAGCTTTTCTATGGATGTAGCCTTGAGGAGGAAACCCTTGCAGGCATCGGATGTTCCTGCTTGGCGGTGTGGGGCATGCCCCCAGGCTATGACCGGCTAGGCAGATTACTGGCTGGGTTTAGTGATGCCCCTGAGGTCCACTTACTTGTGGATCGGGACCAAGCAGCAAAAACCAAGACTCTACTTAGGGTAATCTGCCCTAACCGCAGGATGCTAGGGAGTGCTTATCTTAGACTGCAGAAAGAACCCCTTAGTCGCCAAGACTTCACCGCGTTTGTAACGGGGGATATGAAAAGGCTTATAAAACCCTTTGAGGAGCTTAGTGAATGCTTAGGGAACTTGGTAGCAACGGTAGTCTTGGACATCTTTGGCGAACTTGGCTTGTTGGTGGATACAGATGATGGCCGATTATCTGTATCCCATCCAGGCCGTAAGCTAGACTTAGAAACGTCAATTCGATATAATGATAATAAATTCCTTGTAGGGACTTTTAGCCGGTTTTATCGGTATTTGACGACCCAACCGGTCACAAAGATCATAGAGGATCTAAACACAACAGAGATTGGTGCATCTAGGAGGGTACTCGGTGGAACTAAAGTCAATGGTCAGGGAAATTACAGACTTTCCCAAGGAGGGCATTAGCTTTAAGGACATTACTACAGTCCTTAAGGATGGACAGGCCTTTAGGTATTCCATTCAGACAATGGCGGACTATTATCGGCCTAAACGCCCGGAGATTGTTGTGGGAGTTGAGTCCCGGGGATTTCTCATTGGCGCTCCCTTAGCCTATGAATTGGGTGTTGGTTTTGTCCTTATTCGCAAACCGGGCAAGTTACCCGCAGAAACAGAACATGTTGAGTATGAGCTTGAATATGGGACCGATGCCTTGGAGATCCATCGGGATGCCATTAGCCCAGGGACGAAGGTCTTAATGGTGGATGATTTGCTGGCAACTGGGGGTACGATCAAGGCGGCCGCAAAGCTGGTGGAACGACTTCAAGGAGATATCATCGGTTTTGGTTTTCTAATCGAACTTATGTATCTGGAGGGTAGGAAGCAGCTCTCGGGTTATGATGTTTTATCGTTGGTTAAGTACGAAAGCTAGATGTGGACTGATGGGGGTGGGGTAGGTGTCTTTGGAGCAGTTACTTGGGAAAATACGCGAATATGAGCCCGATGCCGATCTTTCCGTAGTTAGTGACGCCTATCACTTTGCCCAACAGGTCCATGCTGGTCAGTATCGGGATTCGGAGGAGCCGTATTTCTGTCATCCATTCGAAGTGGCAATGATCCTCGCTGATTTGGGTATGGAGGAGACGATTATTGCTGGTGGCCTGATGCATGATGTCGTGGAGGATACGGAAGTCACCGTTAGCGAGATTCGGGAACGCTTTGGTGATGAAATCGCCCTTTTTGTGGATGGGGTGACTAAACTTAGCAAGATCCCTTTTCGGACGAAAAAAGAGCAACAGGCGGAGTCTTTACGCAAGTTGTTCTTAGCCATGGCCCAGGATGTGCGGGTGGTGATCATCAAACTGGCGGACCGGCTGCACAATATGCGTACCCTTGATGCATTATCCGCGGAAAGACAGCAGAAGATCTCCCGAGAGACTTTAGAGATATACTGTCCGCTGGCGAACCGGCTTGGTATGTGGCAGATTAAGTGGGAGATGGAGGAGTTGGCCTTCCTCTATTTGTACCCAGAGGACTACCATATGTTGGTGGAGGAGGTCAATCGCAAGCGTGCCCAGCGTGATGCGGATTTGTTCTTTGTGATGGATCAATTAAAGAAAAGACTTGATCAGATGGAGATCAAGGCGGAGATCAGCGGGCGCACCAAGCATGTTTACAGCATATTTCAAAAAATGAGAAGTCAGCAAAAGACCATAGACGAGATTTATGATCTTTTGGGTGTGCGGGTGATTGTAGATTCAGTTAAGGAGTGTTACGGGGTCTTAGGGATCGTCCACACTATGTGGAAACCAGTCCCTGGCCGTTTTAAAGACTATATTGCTATGCCCAAGGCCAACATGTATCGGTCGTTGCATACCACCGTTATTGGTCCGGGTGGTGAGGCCTTTGAGGTGCAGATTCGTACCTGGCAAATGCACTGGGTGGCGGAGCGGGGTATTGCGGCCCATTGGCTATACAAAGAGGGCGGCTCCCAGGATACTAAGTTTGAACTGAAGATGGCCTGGCTGCGGGAAGTCATGGATTGGCTTAAAGAGATGAAGGACCCCGATGAGTTTATGGAGATGCTAAAGATAGACCTCTTTGAGGATGAGGTCTTTGTCTTTACGCCCAAGGGAGATGTGAAAAACCTGCCCGCGGGTGCTACTCCTGTGGATTTTGCCTTTAGCGTACACACCGATGTGGGCCTTAGGTGCGCGGGCGCTAAGGTTAATGGTCGGATTGTACCCTTAGATTATATTTTGAAAAATGGGGAATTCGTGGAGATTCTCACCTCAAAGAATGCCTCTCCTAGCCGTGATTGGCTCCATTTTGTGAAGACCTCAAAGGCCCGTTCGAAGATTCGGGGTTATCTTAAGGAGGAACGACGGGACGAGAATGTACAGCGGGGTAGATCCATGTTGGAGCGGGAGGCCAAGAAATTTGGCGTGGAGCCCAACGTGATTCTAAAGCCGGATAAATTGGCCCAGACTGCAGCACGCTACGGGTTTGTCTCCGGTGATGACCTGCTGTGTTCTATCGGCTTTGGCAAGGTACCTGCCCGTCAGGCATTAGGTCGGATTATTGGGCCCCAGGAATTGGAGAATCGACGGCAAGAGATGAACTTAGCCAAGCAAAGGCGCCGCATGCCCGAACCTCTCTTACGTCAGATCGAAGGGGTACGCTGTCGGGGCGTGGATAATCTTTTGGTTCGCTTTTCCAAGTGCTGTAATCCCGTACCGGGGGATCCCATTGTGGGGTATATTACCCGGGGTCGTGGTGTATCCATCCATCGGGAGGACTGTCCTAATGTAGCCTATCTACAGAATGAGCCGGAGCGTCGGATCGACGTGGAATGGATAAATCAAGATGAGGTGTCCTATCCTGTGGAAATTCGGGTGGAGGCCGTGGATCAGGTGCATTTGCTTGCAAGTATTATGAATACTGTCTCCGAGCAGAAGACAAACATAGAGGGTGTCAATGCGAGACTAGACCGGGATAAGGCAATTATCGATCTAGTACTGGATATTCGCAATGTGGAGCATATGAATAGCATTATTAAGCAACTAAAACAAGTTTCCGGTGTCCTTGATGTGTATCGGGCACATCCAACATAGAGAGGGTTAGTACATTGCGTTTAGTGGTGCAAAGGGTTCAGGAAGCAAAGGTTTTGGTCGATGGTGATGTAGTTGGCGGGATTGAACAGGGTGCCTTGATGTATTTGGGTGTGGCTACAGATGATGAGGAAGGGGATTACCGTTACCTAGCAGAAAAGGCCGCCAATCTGCGGATATTCGATGATGAGACAGGGCGGATGAATATTTCCCTAGTGCAGGCCGGATATTCGGCGTTAGTTGTATCGCAGTTTACTCTCTATGGCGACTGCCGTAGGGGCAGACGTCCTGATTATACCCAGGCAGCTCCATCGGAGAAGGCTGTGGTTCTTTACGAAGAATTCATTCGCAGTCTCAAGGACTTAGATGTGGAGGTGGAAAAGGGGGAGTTCGGTGCAAATATGCAGGTGGTCTCCGTTAATGATGGACCTGTGACCCTGCTGTTAGATAGTAGACGCAACTTTTAGGGGGAAATGCTGTAATGGATATTAAGTGTTGCTCCGTAGGTGCTCTAGCCACCAATTGCTATCTGGTAAGGATTGATAACAAACGTGGTTTTGCTGTGGATCCCGGGGGGAATGGCGCCCAACTGCTAACTACAATTCGGGAGATGGATCTCGATCTGAGGTATATCCTACTTACCCACGGACATTTTGATCATATCGGGGCAGTCTCCCTGCTTGTTAAGAACACCGGGGCCAAGGTGGTTATCCATAGGAACGATGCAGAAATGCTCGTCGATTCCGCGGCCAACCTTTCCTTGTTCTTCCAGGATGGCCTTACTACTGTACCAGCGGATATTATTCTCGAAGGAGATCAGGACTTGACCCTTAGTGATGGAACGGTTATTCAAGTCATTGAGACTCCAGGTCATACCCCCGGTGGTGTTACATATGTTTTGGATGGTACTGCCTTTTCCGGAGATACGCTTTTTGCCGGATCCATCGGTCGATATGACTTTCCTGGTTCTTCTTTTAAAGAGTTGCAGGCTTCGCTGAAGAAACTATGTTGCCTGCCCGATAATACCGTTGTTTGTCCTGGCCATGGTCCTAAGACCGACATTGCCAGGGAGAAGAAGTCTAATCCATTTATTGACGGGATTCATCAGGATTGTCTATGACCAGCAGATTAAGAACATTGTAGAAAGAGAGGTTGATTCTTGCCGATCTTAAAGCTTAGCAGGACAAAGCCTTGTGGGACAGGCCTTTGAGCTCGGGATCCAGGAATCCATGTAAATTGACAGGGTGCGCGCCAATACAGTACAATTAAGCAAGATTGTACATTTGGCAACTGGTACTGAAATTACAGAGTAACGTAACGGGGGTAGGGCCATGGTTTTTTCCAAAATGCGTAACGCAACTAAGGTGATCCTAGTAATCGTGATCCTTGGTTTTGCGGCGTCAGGTATTTATGTAGGAGTAAGAAGCGGATTTGGGGGTTCGAATCAGAGCCAAGGACGGGTAGTGGCCACGGTTAATGGGTCGCCCATCTACGCCCAGGAGTTGGCGCAACGGTTCAATCAGGCGGTGGGCTATGAGAATTACTGGCAGAGTATGATGGGTATTGTCGGTGAGGTAAGCTGGCTGCGGTGGGAGAATATTAGGTACGAACAGCTGGAGTGGCTGATCTCCAGGGAGCTGTTAGTGCAAAAGGCCAAAGCCGATAAGATTAAAGTCACCAATGCCGAGGTTGACGCCGAACTAAGTCAACTCAAAGCCCAGTACGGTGATCAACTCGATGTCTCCGACAGCGTAATCAAAGAGGAGATCCGCACCTATTTGCCTATCGACAAGTTGCTTCGAAATCTGCGCAATAGTATTGAGGTTACTGATGCGGAGCTTGCCGCAGCTTACGAGGAAGTCAATGCACGGCACATCCTAATCAGTACCGATGATAAGGAAGATGACGAGGCAAAGGCCCTGGCAGAGGAACTGCTTGCTAAAGCCAAGTCCGGTGAGGATTTTGCGGCCTTAGCCCAGGAATACTCCGACGATATGGGCAGTAAGGACAACGCTGGAGAACTTGGCTTTTTTAAGCGGGGAACAATGCTCGAGGAATTTGAAGAGGCGGCATTTTCCACAGCCGTAGGCGATTATACTATAGCAAAGACTTTCTATGGGTATCATGTGATTAATGTACTAGAACACAAAGAAGCCTCCGGTGAGGAATATGAACAGGCTAAGGAAAGTCTGGCAGAGAGCCTTAAAGAGAGTAAGACTAACGAAAAGGTGGACCAGATGCTTACCGAGCTCAAGAAAGAGGCGGAGATTGTTTACCAGGATAAGCAGATGAATGCCCGGGTGCTATATGTTAGGGGAGAGTTTGAATCGGCCATTGATGAATACAAGGCTGCGTTGAAGGCGACTCCCGATGAGATCACACTCTATGCATCCTTGGCCGATGCCTATGCCCGCATTGATGAGATTGATCTAGCGATCGAGACAATCCAATCTTGTATCGAGCGGCTCGGCACCAGCTACCAAGTTAGTGAAGCCTATTATGTGCTTGGCTCTTACTACATGGCCAAACAAGAGGAAGATCTTGCGGCCGAAGCCTTTATTAGTGCGTCTGATGCTAATAAGTATGACTTAATGCTGCACTACAACCTGCAGGCAGTGCTTGCCCAGATGGGTCGGACTGAAGAGCTTGCGGTGATTAATCAGCGTCTTGAGGATATCTTCAAGTGGTATGAAGAAAGATATCAATTGCAGCAGCAAGAACAACAGAATGCGACTGGGGATACCACAACCCCTGATGAGACACCGGAGAACGTGGATGAGGTTAATTCCGATACCGATGAAGGCAATGATGTAGAAGAGTAAGGAAGTACAGTTTAGTCCGCTGTACCGTTCCAGGTACAGCGGACTATTACGTTAGTGGTAGTGAGGGGAGTAGTTGTTTTATGGCAGAGATCACAACGCCCAGGGGTACTAAGGATATTCTTCCCGGCGAAGTGAGTGGGTGGCAACGGGTAGAACAGGTGTTTCGCCAGGTCTGTGGGAGTTATGGGTATCAGGAACTGCGTACACCAATCTTTGAACATACGGAGCTTTTCAGCCGTGGTATCGGTGAAGGTACTGATATCGTGGAAAAGGAGATGTATACCTTTACCGACAAGGGCGGGCGTAGCCTGACCCTGCGACCGGAGGGCACCGCTCCTGTGGTACGTTCCTTTCTAGAACATAGGATGTATGGTGATCCGGAGCCGACAAAACTGTATTACCTTGGTCCTATGTTCCGCTACGAGCGGCCCCAGACCGGGCGTTATCGTCAGTTCCATCAGTTTGGGGCGGAACTTCTTGGTGTAGTAGACCCCCTAGGGGATGTGGAACTAATCATCATGGTGATGGATTTTTATCGGGTCCTTGGCTTGCACGATTGTACGTTGACGATTAACTCAATCGGTTGCAGAGAGTGCCGCTCTGTGTATATTGAGGAGCTGTTAAGCTTTTTATCCAACCGGTTAGAAGGATTCTGCCCAGATTGCAGGCGGCGTTATGCACAAAATCCCCTTAGGGTGTTAGACTGCAAGGAACAAGGATGTAAGCAAGAGCTGGCGCAAGCTCCTTTAATCAAGGACTATCTGTGTCCTGAGTGCAAGGAGCACTTTGCCCAAGTACTAGCTCTACTAGATGATCTTAAGGAAGACTACGTGGTGAACCCCTTCTTGGTACGGGGTTTTGATTACTACACCCGGACAGTCTTTGAGATTAGCTCCGGCCTGCTGGGATCGCAAGATGCGGTGGGTGGCGGTGGGCGCTACGACGGACTGGTGGCGGAAATGGGCGGGCCTAGTACCCCCGCAGTTGGATTTGCCGCTGGCATGGAACGGGTT from Limnochordia bacterium includes these protein-coding regions:
- a CDS encoding adenine phosphoribosyltransferase gives rise to the protein MVREITDFPKEGISFKDITTVLKDGQAFRYSIQTMADYYRPKRPEIVVGVESRGFLIGAPLAYELGVGFVLIRKPGKLPAETEHVEYELEYGTDALEIHRDAISPGTKVLMVDDLLATGGTIKAAAKLVERLQGDIIGFGFLIELMYLEGRKQLSGYDVLSLVKYES
- a CDS encoding bifunctional (p)ppGpp synthetase/guanosine-3',5'-bis(diphosphate) 3'-pyrophosphohydrolase, which gives rise to MSLEQLLGKIREYEPDADLSVVSDAYHFAQQVHAGQYRDSEEPYFCHPFEVAMILADLGMEETIIAGGLMHDVVEDTEVTVSEIRERFGDEIALFVDGVTKLSKIPFRTKKEQQAESLRKLFLAMAQDVRVVIIKLADRLHNMRTLDALSAERQQKISRETLEIYCPLANRLGMWQIKWEMEELAFLYLYPEDYHMLVEEVNRKRAQRDADLFFVMDQLKKRLDQMEIKAEISGRTKHVYSIFQKMRSQQKTIDEIYDLLGVRVIVDSVKECYGVLGIVHTMWKPVPGRFKDYIAMPKANMYRSLHTTVIGPGGEAFEVQIRTWQMHWVAERGIAAHWLYKEGGSQDTKFELKMAWLREVMDWLKEMKDPDEFMEMLKIDLFEDEVFVFTPKGDVKNLPAGATPVDFAFSVHTDVGLRCAGAKVNGRIVPLDYILKNGEFVEILTSKNASPSRDWLHFVKTSKARSKIRGYLKEERRDENVQRGRSMLEREAKKFGVEPNVILKPDKLAQTAARYGFVSGDDLLCSIGFGKVPARQALGRIIGPQELENRRQEMNLAKQRRRMPEPLLRQIEGVRCRGVDNLLVRFSKCCNPVPGDPIVGYITRGRGVSIHREDCPNVAYLQNEPERRIDVEWINQDEVSYPVEIRVEAVDQVHLLASIMNTVSEQKTNIEGVNARLDRDKAIIDLVLDIRNVEHMNSIIKQLKQVSGVLDVYRAHPT
- the dtd gene encoding D-aminoacyl-tRNA deacylase, with product MRLVVQRVQEAKVLVDGDVVGGIEQGALMYLGVATDDEEGDYRYLAEKAANLRIFDDETGRMNISLVQAGYSALVVSQFTLYGDCRRGRRPDYTQAAPSEKAVVLYEEFIRSLKDLDVEVEKGEFGANMQVVSVNDGPVTLLLDSRRNF
- a CDS encoding MBL fold metallo-hydrolase encodes the protein MDIKCCSVGALATNCYLVRIDNKRGFAVDPGGNGAQLLTTIREMDLDLRYILLTHGHFDHIGAVSLLVKNTGAKVVIHRNDAEMLVDSAANLSLFFQDGLTTVPADIILEGDQDLTLSDGTVIQVIETPGHTPGGVTYVLDGTAFSGDTLFAGSIGRYDFPGSSFKELQASLKKLCCLPDNTVVCPGHGPKTDIAREKKSNPFIDGIHQDCL
- a CDS encoding peptidylprolyl isomerase, with translation MVFSKMRNATKVILVIVILGFAASGIYVGVRSGFGGSNQSQGRVVATVNGSPIYAQELAQRFNQAVGYENYWQSMMGIVGEVSWLRWENIRYEQLEWLISRELLVQKAKADKIKVTNAEVDAELSQLKAQYGDQLDVSDSVIKEEIRTYLPIDKLLRNLRNSIEVTDAELAAAYEEVNARHILISTDDKEDDEAKALAEELLAKAKSGEDFAALAQEYSDDMGSKDNAGELGFFKRGTMLEEFEEAAFSTAVGDYTIAKTFYGYHVINVLEHKEASGEEYEQAKESLAESLKESKTNEKVDQMLTELKKEAEIVYQDKQMNARVLYVRGEFESAIDEYKAALKATPDEITLYASLADAYARIDEIDLAIETIQSCIERLGTSYQVSEAYYVLGSYYMAKQEEDLAAEAFISASDANKYDLMLHYNLQAVLAQMGRTEELAVINQRLEDIFKWYEERYQLQQQEQQNATGDTTTPDETPENVDEVNSDTDEGNDVEE
- the hisS gene encoding histidine--tRNA ligase; this encodes MAEITTPRGTKDILPGEVSGWQRVEQVFRQVCGSYGYQELRTPIFEHTELFSRGIGEGTDIVEKEMYTFTDKGGRSLTLRPEGTAPVVRSFLEHRMYGDPEPTKLYYLGPMFRYERPQTGRYRQFHQFGAELLGVVDPLGDVELIIMVMDFYRVLGLHDCTLTINSIGCRECRSVYIEELLSFLSNRLEGFCPDCRRRYAQNPLRVLDCKEQGCKQELAQAPLIKDYLCPECKEHFAQVLALLDDLKEDYVVNPFLVRGFDYYTRTVFEISSGLLGSQDAVGGGGRYDGLVAEMGGPSTPAVGFAAGMERVLLVLEKCGTQISIPPVCQVYLAVTGGELRAPACKTLFGLRRLGISTEMAYETRGMKGQFKSANRLGARFVIVYGESEYQQGKVTLKDMTTGKECLVDEACLFDEVQKRL